The genomic stretch CGTCCCTCGAAGAAAGGCAAGAATCCGCCGCCGGAAGAGACTTACGAAGAGTCGGCGTATCTGAAGAGCCTGGGTGAGAAGCAAAAGCCCGTCGTAGTGAAGCTGATTGACGGAGAAATAGTAAAGGGCTGGATCGAGTACTACGACAAGAATATGGTGCGCGTGACCCGGGAAGGCGCCCCCAACCTGTTCATTTTCAAACACCAAATCATGTATATCGCCGAAGACAGCGGGCGGCGGAAACCCTGAATGGCGCAAGCGAAAGGCTCGTCTTCATCCGGGGAATCGCGGTCCGAGTTTTTGTCGCCTATCTGCGAGGTGGCGCGGGAAGCTGGAGCCCTGCTGATGG from Terriglobales bacterium encodes the following:
- a CDS encoding RNA chaperone Hfq, producing MSFRGIPRPSKKGKNPPPEETYEESAYLKSLGEKQKPVVVKLIDGEIVKGWIEYYDKNMVRVTREGAPNLFIFKHQIMYIAEDSGRRKP